The following nucleotide sequence is from Nocardioides daedukensis.
AGATCCTGTTCGCCCAGCAGAACGCGGCCCGCGGTGAGGCCGTGGCCGAGATGAAGGCCGACGGCATCGAGTACGACGAGCGGATGGCGCTGCTCGAGGAGATCAGCTGGCCGCAGCCCCTGGCCGAGCTGCTCGGGGCGACGTACGAGATCTATCGCGAGACCCATCCCTGGTTGCCCGAGGACGGGCTGGGGCCGAAGTCGATCGTGCGGGAGATGTATTCCCAGGGGATGAGCTTCACCGACTTCGTCGGGCGCTATCAGCTGGGACGCTCGGAGGGCCTGGTCCTGCGCTATCTGACCGATGCCTACCGGACCCTGCGGCACACGGTCCCCGAGTCGCACCGGACCCCCGAGCTGGAGGACCTGGTCGAATGGCTGGGGGAGACCGTGCGGCAGACGGACTCGTCGTTGCTGGACGAGTGGGAGGCGCTGACGGACCCCGACCGGATCGCCGAGGTGATCCAGGGAGCCCCGGCGCCGTCACGACCGTTGAGTCGTCAGGAGCGCCCGTTCCGGGTGATGATCCGCAACGCGATGTTCAACCGCGTCCTGCTCGCAGCCCGCGACGACCTCGACGGCTTGATGCGGGCCGAGCGGGAGCTGGCTGATCTCTTCGATCCTCCGCGTGACGTCGGGATGACCCGGTCCGAGTGGGACCGGGCGCTCGAGGACTACTACCAGGAGCACGACTCGATCGGCACCGCCGGCGACGCCCGTGGCCCGGCGCTGCTCCAGATCAAGGAGACCGGTCGCACCTGGGAGGTCAGGCAGGTGATCGACGACCCCGAGGGTCACCACGACTGGATCATCGAGGCCGTGGTGGACCTGGATGCCTCGGACAGCCTGGGCCAGGCGATCGTCACCTCGGTGGGCATGCGGAGACTGTGAGAACGGGCTCGGTTCACAGGATTGTGCACAGGCGGGCTTCATCCTGTGCAACTGAGCGGGGACTGGTGCACAGGTCATGCACAGATTCCTCAATCAGGACAGGGATCCCGGACCTCGTCTTGTTCAGCAGGACCCCCGGCCCTAGAGTCGCGGGAACGACGCGGGACACTTGTCGTCGAGTCGACAAAATCTTCATGGAGCATCAAGGAGCGGCAGATGAGTGGTGGCGGAGATTTCCCCGGTCTGAGCGGCACTGGCGCTCCGGAGATGCCGCCCTTGGTCCGAACTCCCCCTTCCCCTGGAGACAACCACGTGACTGACCCCCTGCCCTTCCGTCCGCGCACCGAGGACGCCCCGCTGATCGAGCCGAAGGCCGAGGCCGTGCTCGGCCCCACCGGCCGGCCGATGCCGTTCCTGCCCGAGCCCGGGCCGGTGAGCGAGCACGGCAAGGCCCGGATCATCTCGATGTGCAACCAGAAGGGTGGCGTGGGCAAGACCACCACCACCATCAACCTCGGCGCCTCGCTGGCCGAGTACGGCCGCAAGGTCCTGCTCGTCGACTTCGACCCGCAGGGCTCCCTCTCGGTGGGGCTGGGACTCAACCCGCACGAGATGGACCTGAGCATCTACAACCTGCTCATGGAACGCGACGTCACCTTCGAGGACGTCGTGGTCCCCAGTGGGGTGCCCGGCATGGACCTGTTGCCCTCCAACATCGACCTGTCCGCAGCCGAGGTGCAGCTGGTCCACGAGGTGGCCCGTGAGCAGACGCTGCAGCGGGTGCTCGCGCCGGCCATCGACAAGTACGACGTGATCCTGATCGACTGCCAGCCCTCGCTCGGACTGCTCACCGTGAACGCCCTCACTGCCTCCGACGGCGTCATCGTCCCGCTCGAGTGCGAATACTTCGCGCTCCGTGGAGTCGCGCTGCTCAAGACCACCATCGACAAGGTGCAGGAGCGGCTCAACCCGAAGCTGGAGATCGACGGCGTGCTTGGCACGATGTTCGACGGCCGCACCCTGCACAGCCGCGAGGTGATGGAACGACTCGTGCACGCCTGGGGCGACAAGGTCTTCCACACCGTGATCCGCCGGACGATCAAGTTCTCCGACTCCACGGTGGCCGGCGAGCCGATCACCAGCTATGCCTCGTCCTCGGCCGGAGCAGAGTCCTACCGCCAGCTGGCGAGGGAGGTGCTGGCGCGTGTCTCGACGAGTGAGTCTGCCCGCGGCTGACGACCTCTTCCGACCCACCTCCACCAAGACCGGGAACAGCGACCCAGCACCCAAGCTCGCGGCCGCCCCGGAGCCCGTGGAGGACGAGGCGGAGGAGCCGACCCCCCGACGGAAGTCGAGTGGCCGGATCCGGCACGACGAGAAGATGACCGTCTATGTCACCAGTGACGAGCTGCTCGAGATCGAGCATGCCCGGCTCACGCTGCGTCGCTCGACGGGCAAGGCGGTCGACCGCGGTCGCCTGGTGCGCGCGGCCATCGCGATGGCCCTTGCCGAGTTCGAGGAGCGCGGCGAGGAGTCCGACCTGGCGGCGCGGCTGAGGGACTCGTGAGCGAGGCCCCTGTCCTGTCGGAGGCGTCCGACCAGGGCCAGGCCGGCCCGGCGGCGTTCGCCGTACGCCTCACGAACTTCGAGGGGCCCTTCGACCTGCTCCTCAGCTTGATCGCCAAGCACAAGCTCGACGTGACCGAGGTTGCCCTCTCGGTGGTCACCGACGAGTTCATCGCGCACGTCAAGGCCGGTGGGGCCGTCTGGGACCTCGAGCAGACCACGTCGTTCCTGCTGGTGGCCTCCACCCTGCTCGACCTGAAGGCCGCTCGTCTGCTCCCTCAGGGAGACGTCGAGGACGAGGAGGACCTCGCGCTGCTGGAGGCCAGGGACCTGCTCTTCGCGCGGCTCATGCAGTACAAGGCGTTCAAGCAGGTGGCCGGAGTCCTCGAGTCGCGGTTGGCTGTCGAAGGGCGACGGTTCCCGCGTGCTGTCGGGCTCGAGGAGCGCTTCGCCACCCTGCTTCCCGAGGTGTTGATCGGCATCGGACTCGACCAGTTCGCCCGGCTCGCCGCGCGGGCGATGGAGCCGAAGCCGATCCAGGAGGTCTCGCTGCAGCACATCCACGCTGCCAAGGTCTCGGTGCGCGAGCAGGCCTCGATCGTCGTCGAACGCCTCCGCAGGCAGGGAACGATGACCTTCCGCGCGCTGTGCGGGGACTCACCCGACACCTTGACGACGGTGGCCCGGTTCCTGTCCCTGCTCGAGCTCTTCCGCGAGGGCGCGGTGGGCTTCGACCAGGTCACGCCACTCGGCGAGCTGACGGTGCGCTGGACCGGTGACGAGCAGGGCGACATCGAGATCCAGGATGAGTTCGACGGCACCCCGCCCGAGTCTGGCCCTGTTGATTCCGCCCCCGCAGCTGAGATGCCCGGTGCCGAGACGCCCGGTGCCGAGGCTGTGGACGCAGCGACAGCGGGGACTGAGACTACGGGAACCGGGGCAGACCCGCACGACGAGACGACCGACGAGGAGCGCGATGACTGAGCAGCAGGTGGCAGGGACCGCGGATCACGAGGGCCCTGAGGCCCCGGAGAGTCCCGAGACCCCTGAGGTGCCGCGTGCCGAGCTCCGTGGGTCGCTGGAAGCGATCCTGATGGTCGCCGACCAGCCGCTCGACCAGATGACGCTCGCCACCGCAGTGGGCCATCCGGTGGAGACTGTCGTGGCGGCCCTGCACTCGCTCGCGGCCGACTACACCAGCGAGGCCCGGGGATTCGAGCTCCGCAACGTTGCCGGTGGCTGGCGCTACTACACCCGCGAGGAGTACGCCGCGGTGGTCGAGGCGTTCGTCCTCGACGGTCAGCAGGCCCGGCTCACCCAGGCTGCTCTCGAGACGCTCGCCGTCGTCGCCTACAAGCAGCCCGTCTCGCGGGCCAGGGTCTCGGCGATCCGTGGTGTCAACGTGGACGGTGTCATGCGCACCCTGCTCGCCCGGGGACTCGTCGAGGAGGCGGGCCAGGACGGCGAGACCGGTGCGAACCTCTATCGCACCACGAACTACTTCCTGGAGCGGATCGGTATCACTGCCCTCACCGACCTGCCCGAGCTCGCGCCGTTCCTGCCCGACATGGAGGACATGGAGGATGACCTGGCCGAGCTCGCCGGAGCCGGTCAGGCGCAACCGGCTGTTCCGGAGGAACCGAACCCCGAACAGAACGCCGAACCGAACACAGGGCCGGCCGACGAGCCCGCACACGATCCAATTCACGAGCCGGCCGATCAGTCAGCACAGGCCGCCGGCACCGACCCGGCGGCAGGGGAGCGCGAATGATCACCGACGACGACGGCCTGGTCCGTCTGCAGAAGCACCTCGCCCAGTCGGGAGTGGCCTCGCGCCGCAAGTGCGAGGAGATCATGCTCGACGGGTTGGTCGAGGTGGACGGTGAGATCGTCACCCGCCTCGGCACCAAGATCGACCCCAGCACCGCCGTGATCAGGGTGAGCGGGAAGCGACTGCCCCCGATCAGCCCCCACGTCTATCTCGTGCTCAACAAGCCCCGTGGCGTGGTCTCGACGATGTCGGATCCCGAGGGCCGCAAGACCCTCCAGGACTTCGTGGACGACCGCCCCGAGAGGCTCTTCCACGTGGGGCGTCTCGACACCGACACGTCCGGGCTGATCCTGCTCACCAACGACGGTGAGTTCGCCCAGCGCGTGGCCCACCCGTCGTACGAGCTGACCAAGACCTATGTCGCCGAGGTCGACGGCGAGGTCAGTCGTGAGACCCTGCAGCGCCTCCAGGTCGGCGTCACCCTCGAGGACGGTCCTGTCGAGGTGACCGAGTGCCGACTGGTCTCTGCGGGCCAGGGCGGCGCGAAGGGCAGGAGCATCGTCGAGCTCGTCATCCACGAGGGTCGCAACCGGATCGTGCGCCGGTTGCTCGCCGAGGTCGGGCACCCGGTTCGTCAGCTCACCCGGACTGCGATCGGCCCGATCATCCTCCAGGGCCTCAAGCCCGGCTCGCTGCGTGCACTCACCCCCGACGAGCTCGGCACCCTGCTCGACTCCGCGAAACTCTGATCACAGTGCCGAGGTCGCCGCTTCGCAGAGCAGGCACCGATCTGTTGCGGGCCAACAGCTGCGTTGAGACCCCGCGGGGCGCAGGCTGGGCGGCGTACTAGCCTGTGCGGGCAAGGTTCCGCTGTGGAGAGGACGTCATCGTGGCCGTACGAGCCGTGCGTGGAGCAACGCAGCTCGAGGAGGACACCCGCGAGCACATGCTCGAGCGCGTCGCGGAGATGGTCACCGACGTGATGACCTCGAACAGCCTTGAGGTGGACGACTTCATCTCGATCATCTTCACTGCGACCGATGACCTGAACTCGGAGTTCCCTGCCTACGCCGCCCGACGCCTCGGCTTCGACGACGTTCCGCTGATCTGCGCCCGCGAGCTGGAGATCGGTGGTTCCATGCCGCGCGTGGTCAGGATGATGGCGCACGTGGAGACGCCGCTCGGTCGAAAAGACATCACCCACGTCTACCTGCACGGAGCCGCCAACCTGCGTCGCGACCTGACCAAGGTCCGCGAGGTCCCGGACGCCGATGCCTGAGCTGTCCGGACCGATCCTCGTGGTCGGAACGGGACTGCTGGGCACGTCCGTGGGGCTGGCCGCCCGCCGGGCTGGGATCGAGGTCTACCTCAGCGACGTCAACCGCGAGCACATCCGCACGGCGAGCGGCCTGGGTGCTGGCGTCGAGCACCACGGTGAGCCGGTCCAGCTGGTCGTGGTCGCTGTCCCGCCCGATCACCTGGGTGAGGCGATCATCGAGGCGCTCCGGTCGACCGAGGGAGTCGTGACCGACGTCGGATCGATCAAGTCTCAGCCCCTCGGTGAGGTGAGGGCGGCTGCGCCGGAGCTGGTGAGCCGCTACGTCGGTAGCCACCCGATGGCCGGCAGCGAACGCTCCGGCCCGCTGGCCGCGTCGGCGTCGCTGTTCGAGGGGCGGCCGTGGGCGGTCACCGCGCGCCCGGACACCTCGCCCGAGGACCGCTCCCTGGTGATGGCGTTGGTGGAGATGTGCGGAGCGGTGGCGATCGAGCTCGGTCCCGAGGAGCACGACGAGGCCGTGGCCCGTACGTCGCACCTGCCGCACCTGATGGCCTCCCTGGTCGCCGGTCGCCTGGCCGGTGCACCCGGTGATCACCTCGCCCTGTCCGGTCAGGGCGTCCGTGACGTCACCCGGATCGCGGCAGGTGACCCGGCCCTGTGGCAGCAGATCATCTCGGCCAATCGTGCCGCGGTGCTGTCCCTGCTCGACGAGGTCGCCGGGCGACTCTCCGACCTCCGCGGTGCCGTCGCGGACCCGTCACGCACTGCCCTGGGTGAGCTCCTGGCCGAGGGAGTCGCCGGCACCCGCGCGATTCCCGGCAAGCACGGTGGCCCGACCCGGCCGACGCAGTCGATCTTCGTCGCCGTCCCGGACCACCCGGGCGAGCTGGCCCGGCTGTTCGCAGATGCCGGGGAGATCGGTGTCAACATCGAGGACGTCCACATCGACCACGACCCCGGTCGCCCAGTGGGCCAGGTGGAGCTGGTCGTCGAGCAGGCGCGAGCCGGTCATCTGGCGGACTCGCTGAGCGATCGGGACTGGGCCGTCCGCGAATAGCAATGGCGCCGCCGCAGGCTCTGGGCGGTAGGCTTCGTTCGGCAAAACAGTCGTCAGCGAAGGCAGGAACCAGTGGTCAGCAAGGTCGTCGTGGCTGTCGACGGAACGTCCGGATCGGGCAAGTCGAGCACGTCGCGGGGTGCCGCGTCGCGCCTCGGCCTGCGCTACCTCGACACAGGAGCCCAGTTCCGGGCGATGACCTGGTGGATGCTGCAGCACGGAGTCAACATCCACGACCCGCAGGCCGTGGCCGACTCGGCCGGCAAGCCGGACATCGAGTCGGGCACCGATCCGCTCGACCCCACCATCACCGTGGATGGCGACGACGCCTCCATCGCGATCCGTACCGAGCAGGTCACCAACTCGGTGAGCCCGGTCAGCGCCGTACCCGAGGTGCGGGCGCGGTTGCTGGAGCTTCAGCGGGAGATCATCGGCGACGGTGGGATCGTCGTCGAGGGACGCGACATCGGGTCGGTCGTCTGGCCGCGAGCACAGGTGAAGCTCTACATCACCGCGGATCCGGCCGCGCGTGCCGCCCGCCGCGCTGCTGAGGAGGGTGGTTCGGACCTCGGCGCGACCCAGGAGTCGCTCCTGGCCCGCGACAAGATCGACTCGGGTCGCGCGGCGGCCCCCCTGGTGATGGCCGAGGGAGCCCAGCACATCGACACCACGCCGTACTCCCTCGAAGAGGTGATCAGTCAGGTGGTCGCGCTCGTCGAGGCCGCCGGGGTCGATGTCTCGTGACCGACCGTGACTGCCTGCCCGACACCAGCAGTGTCGAATTGCCGCCGACCTTCATGCTCCACAAGCTTCGCCCTCCGGCGCGCCTCCTGATCCGCAGCCGGTTCAAGGTCGCCACCCACGGCATCCACCACGTCCCGGCGAGTGGACCGGTGATCCTGGCCAGCAACCACATCGGACTCGTGGACGGCCCATTGCTGGCGATCTTCAGCCCGCGACCGGTGCACGCCTTGACCAAGCAGGAGATGTTCGAGGGCCGGATGGGCACGTTCCTGCACAAGTCGGGACAGATCAAGCTGAACCGCTTCGGCGCGGACCCGAGCGCGATGAAGACCTGCATCAAGGTGCTCCGTGAGGGTCGCGTCGCCGGGATCTTCCCCGAGGGCACCCGGGGTGCCGGCGACCTGGGACGCTTCCACGGCGGGGCGGCATACCTCGCTCTGGTCAGTGGTGCGCCAGTGGTGCCGGTCACGGTGCTGGGCAGTCGTGAGCCGGGCGGGAGCAGCGGATCGATTCCACGACGTGGAGCGTCGATCGAGATGGTCTACGGTGAACCTTTCCGCACCGAGTCAGTGGCGTGGCCGAGGACACGGGAACAAGTCGTGGAGTCCACGTTGTTGTTGCGGGAGCACATGCTTGCTCAACTGGAGCAGGCCTTGGCCCTGACCGGGCGCCAACTTCCCGGCCCGTTGCCGACAGGGCAGACGAACATCGACAACGACCCACACACCGGTGTGGTCGAACAAGGAGCATGATGAGCGAGTACGACGCACCCTCCGTGGGTGCAGACGCCGGCGACGGTGCCGACCAGGCATTCCTGGGGCCCGTGCCGGTTCTTGCCGTCGTGGGACGCCCCAACGTCGGGAAGTCCACCCTGGTCAACCGCATCATCGGTCGCCGCGAGGCCGTCGTCGAGGACCGGCCGGGCGTGACCCGCGACCGCGTCTCCTATGACGCGTCGTGGAACGGCCGCGCCTTCACCGTCGTCGACACCGGCGGCTGGGACCCCGACGCGCGCGGCTTGGCCGAGCGCATCGCGGCGCAGGCCGAGATCGCGGTCTCGCTGGCCGACGCCGTGCTGTTCGTGGTCGATGCAACGGTGGGCATCACCGACGCCGATGAGGCTGTCGTGAAGATCCTGCGAGCGTCCAAGAAGCCTGTGGTGCTGGCAGCCAACAAGGTCGACGACCAGCGCACCGAGGCAGAGGCCTTCGGCCTCTGGAACCTCGGACTGGGGGAGCCTTACCCGGTTTCAGCCATCCACGGCCGTGGTTCGGGTGACCTGCTCGATGCCTGTCTCAAGGCGCTGCCCGAGACCCCGGAGCAGTCCTACACAGAGGTCGGCGGGCCGCGACGCATCGCCTTGGTCGGCAAGCCCAACGTGGGCAAGTCGTCGCTCCTCAACAAGCTGGCCGGCGAGGACCGTGTCGTCGTGGACAACGTCGCGGGCACCACGGTCGACCCGGTGGACGAGCTGATCACCCTCGGCGGCAAGCCGTGGCGGTTCATCGACACGGCCGGCATCCGCAAGCGGGTCAAGTCGGCGTCTGGCCACGAATACTATGCGTCGCTGCGCACCGCTGGTGCGATCGAGCGTGCCGAGGTCGCGGTACTGGTGGTCGACGGATCACAGAGCCTCTCCGAGCAGGACATCCGGATCATCCAGACGGTTCGTGACTCCGGGCGTGCCCTGGTCATCGCCTTCAACAAGTGGGACCTGGTCGACGAGGAGCGGCGCTACTACCTGGACCGCGAGATCGAGCGTGAGCTCGTCCAGGTGCAGTGGGCGCCCCGGATCAACATCACTGCCCGGACGGGCTGGCACGTGGACCGACTGGTTCCGGCCCTGGATCGCGCCCTCGAGGGCTGGGAGACCCGGGTCTCCACGGGCCAGCTCAACGCTTTCCTCGGTCGCCTGGTGGCAGAGCACCCGCACCCCGTGCGTGGCGGCAAGCAGCCCAAAATTCTCTTCGGCACCCAGGCGCAGACGTCGCCCCCGACCTTCATCCTGTTCACCAGCGGCAAGCTCGATGCCGGCTATGAGCGCTTCATCGAGCGTCGGTTGCGTGAGGAATTCGGGTTCGTGGGCACGCCGATCGAGTTGCAGGTGCGCCCGCGCGAGAAGCGCAAACGCTGATCAGACGCAGCGGGGGGACCCTGATTCCCGGTTTCACCAACCGCTGCGATAGTGTTCACTCGCCTTCGCCGGTGACTTCGGTTACCGAGCCGGAGGCGGCGGGCTGTAGCGCAGCTTGGTAGCGCACTTGACTGGGGGTCAAGGGGTCGCAGGTTCAAATCCTGTCAGCCCGACCGAAGAAGTTGCCCCTGACCTGCGGAAACGCAGGTCAGGGGCAACTTCGTATTTTGAGTCATTTCTGCTTGTGCCGCGGTTTGTGACCCGAAAACCCTCGCGGGGGTGACGCCCTGGGTCACCATGCGCTGAGTGGGAAGGCATTTTTCTTCTGTCCTGCCCCCCGTTTTTCGGTCCATCTTGTGTGTGAGGGCTCGGAACTATGAGAGTCCTTGTGGAGGTGTTTGATGGCGGCAGCGAAGCGGTTCACTACTGAGCAGATCGTGGCGAAGTTGCGCGAGGCGGAGAAGCTTCAGGCGCAGGGGTCGACGATCCCGCAGGTGGTCAAGCGGTTACAGGTCAGTGAGCAGACGTTCTATCGGTGGCGGTCCAAGTACGGGGCGTTGAAGGAGGACGAGGCGCACCGGTTGAAGGCGCTCGAGGCCGAGAACGCCCGTCTGAAGCGGATTGTGGCCGAGCAGGCCTTGGACATCTCGATGTTGAAGGACCTGCAAAAGGGAAACTGGTGAGCCCGGCTCGGCGCCGGGCTGCCACCACGCACTTGGTCCGTAAGTTCAAGGTCTCCGAGCGTCGCGCCTGCAAAGTCACTGGTCAGCATCGCTCGTCCAACCGGTACGTCCCGGTCCCGTCCGACTTCGAGCAGCGGTTGGTTGCGGCGATGAACAAGATCGCTGATCGGTACCCGCGGTTCGGGTATCGCCGGGTCCACGCACTGCTCGTCGCGGACGGCTGGGAGGTCAACGTCAAACGCGTGGAGCGGTTGTGGCGCCGAGAGGGGCTTCGGGTCCCGCCGCCGCGGTCCAAGGCGTCAGGGCAGAAGGCACTGTGAATCGCCCCGGGTCTGATGGAGGCTCTCAATCCTGGGAAGGATGATGAGAGTCATGGCAGCACCGAGGAAGTACAGCGTCGAGCTCCAGCAGCGAGCCACGCGGATGGCGATGGACGCGAGGAAGGACCCGGAGTCGGCGCGTGGGGCGATCAAGCGGGTCGCTGACCAGCTCGGGGTTCACCCCGAGGCGTTGAGAAACTGGGTACGTCAGGGCGAGATCGACGGCGGTGTGCGGCCCGGCACGACCACCGACGATGCGACCAGGCTGGCCGAGCTCGAGCGCGAGGTCCGCGAGCTGCGTCGGGCGAACGAGATCCTGAAGACGAGCGCAGCTTTTTTCGCGGCTGCGGAGCTCGACCGCAGGATCAAGTAGAGGTGCCCACCGCGGTGGTGGTCGACTACATCGACCAGCACCGCGAGGAGTTCGGGGTCGAGCCGATCTGCGCCGTCCTGAAGGACGCCGGCGTCCAGATCGCCCCGAGCACCTACTACGCCGCCAAGACCAGGCCACCGTCCGCACGCGCGGTCCGCGATGCCGAGTTGGTCGTCGACATCAAGACCGCTCACAGGGCGAATCTGGGTGTCTACGGCGTCCGGAAGGTCCACGCCGAGCTCAACCGTGAGGGCGTCAAGGTCGCCCGCTGCACCGTGGAGCGGTTGATGCGAGCCGAGGGCCTGCGCGGGATCCCGCGGGAGAAGACCCGCAAGACCACCATCGGCGACGGAGCGGAGACCGAGCGCCCCGAAGACAAGGTCAACCGGAAGTTCGTCGCCACGGCGCCGAACCAACTGTGGGTGGCCGACCTGACCTACGTCCGCACGCACGCGGGCTGGACCTACGTCGCGTTCGTCCTCGACGTCTTCAGCAGGATGATCGTGGGCTGGCAGGTGTCCACCAGCCTGCGGACCGACTTGGCGTTGGACGCCCTCGACATGGGCCTGTGGGCCCGGCAGCGCGCCGGCCAGGACGTCACCGGCCTGATCCACCACAGCGACAGAGGAGTCCAATATCGAGCGATTCGCTACACCGAGCGGCTCGCAGAAGCCGAGGCCGTCGCATCCGTCGGATCCAAGGGCGACAGCTACGACAACGCGATGGCCGAGGCGCTGAACTCGCTGTTCAAGGCCGAATGCATCCGCAACCCGGTAATGAGGCCCAAGGGCGGCTGGAAGAACGTCGGCGACGTCGAGATCGCCGTTGCCGAATACGTCGACTGGTTCAACCACAGGCGCCTTCACGGCGAGATCGGGCTCGTCCCGCCCGCCGAGTTCGAGGCCAACCACTGGGCGTCACAGCCCGCGAAGCACTACCGTCAGAACCCGGTCCTCACCGAGGTCGGATCCAACTAACCGAGCCTCTACGAAACCCGGGGCGATTCAGGTTCTCTGCCGCCCCTATGCGGGTTGCGGCTCTCGGTTGAGGGCTGCGTAGTGGTGTTGCTCGAACTCCACGGGGCTGATCATGCCAAGGCTTCCGTGGAGCCGTCGCTGGTTGTACCAATCGACCCAGCCGGCGGTGGCGAACTCGACGTCCGCGATCGTCTTGTAGGGGCCGTCGTGGAAGACAGTGGTGCGGATGCACTCGGCTTTGTAGAGCCCGTTGATGGTCTCCATCAGGGCATTGTCGTAGGCGTCGCCAACGGACCCGATCGAGGGCTGGATGCCCTCGAGCTCGAGGTGCTCAGTGAACCGAATTGACGTGTACTGGCTGCCCGCATCCGAGTGATGGATCAGGTCTTCGGGGACCACGGGGTTGCCCTCGTGATCGCGCTGCCAGATCGCCATCCGCAGCGGCGTCATGACCAGGTCGGTGGCCTTCGACGTCGAGGCGTGCCAGGCCACGATCCGCTGGGAGAACACGTCGACGATGAACGCCACGTACCCCCAGGCCGGCGACCAAGTCCTGACGTAGGTGAAGTCGGTGACCCAGACCCGGTTCGGTGCCGGGGCGGTGAAGTCGCGATCGAGCAGGTCACCGGCACGTTTGCCGTCCTTGGCCGGGATGGTGGTCCGGACCCCCTTGTCGCGCCGCACACCGGACAGGCCGAGGGTGCGCATGGCCCGGTCCACGCTGCCCGCAGAGGCCTCGGGCAACCGACGCCGCCGCACGAGCGCGGTCATCTTGCGGCGGCCGTAGAGCCCTTCTGGGGTCAGCTTGGGACGGCCGGTCTTCGGACACGGCGACCAGACCAGATCCCGCACCACGTCGACTACCTCGGCATCGGTCAGGGTGCGTGCCGCGACGCGGCGTTGTGGGCTCTTCCAGGACCGGTAGGTCCGTGCGGCGCTCTGACAGCCCTGCTCGCGCAGCACCCGACAGATCGACTCGACCGCATGTCCCTCGGCACGCATCGTGTCGAGGAAGCCCATCATCAACGGTTGCGGGGGTCGAGCTCCCCCACGAAGAAAGACGTCGCTGCCTTCAAGATCGCGACGTCCTCGCGCAGCCGCCGGTTCTCGGCCTTGAGCCGCTTGATCTCTTCGGACTCCTCGGTCGTGGTGCCCTCACGACGACCAGCATCAACGTCGGCCTGCAAGACCCACCGGCGCACGGACTCCTTGCCCACGCCGAGCTGCTTGGCCACCGCCACCGAGGCGGCCGTCAGATTCGGGTACTCGCCACGATGCTCCAGCACCAGACGAACCGCCCTGGCCTTCAGCTCCTCATCGATCTTCTTCGGCATGCTGCACATCCTCCTGGACTCAAACAGGAGCGGCATCAAACCTGGGGCGCTTCAGTTCGCCGGGGAAACCGAAATCCACACCACCCAGGACACCGGCGACCTCACCGCCCAACGCCACTACTCCCTACCCGGGGGAGTCAGCGGTCTGCGCACCAGCGACACCACACTGGACTTCCTCCTCACCAACCCCGCCGGCACTGACCTGTAACCGGTTCTCCGGACGGTTTCGGTGTGTTGATCATGCCGCCGGGTTAGCGGTCTTGTGAAGGCGTTCGAACTCGACGGGTGATCGGTAGCCGAGCCCTGAGTGCCGTCGGACGGGGTTGTAGAAAGCTTCGATCCACTCGTACATTGCGTTGGCCAGTTCGGCGCGGGTGGCCCAGTAGCGGCGGTCCAGTAGTTCGATCTGCATCGAGCCCCAGAACGATTCCATGAGCGCGTTGTCGTAGGCGCAGGCGACTTTGCCCATCGAGCCCATCAGGCCGGCCTCGCGCAGCCGGTGACCGAAGAGCCACGACGTGTACTGGGCTCCGCGGTCCGAGTGCAGAATCGTTCCGACGGGCTTGCGACGCATCCGGGCCATCTCCAGAGCATCGACAACGAGCTCGGTGCGCAGGTGGTCTGCGATGGACCAGCCCACGACCCGACGGCTGAAGACGTCGAGCACTACTGCGCAGTAGACCCACCCCTCTGTGGTGCGGT
It contains:
- a CDS encoding IS3 family transposase; amino-acid sequence: MGFRLVRELAADGFPVAVACRVLGVSTSGYYEWIKRPPSNRDVADAYLLDVIIEVHAAARSTYGVRRVHAELVLGRSHHVGRRKVARLMACHRLAGIHRRRWRHSQRSEATWPDHVQRDFTADSPDRLWVTDITQHRTTEGWVYCAVVLDVFSRRVVGWSIADHLRTELVVDALEMARMRRKPVGTILHSDRGAQYTSWLFGHRLREAGLMGSMGKVACAYDNALMESFWGSMQIELLDRRYWATRAELANAMYEWIEAFYNPVRRHSGLGYRSPVEFERLHKTANPAA